One stretch of Balneolaceae bacterium DNA includes these proteins:
- a CDS encoding CDP-alcohol phosphatidyltransferase family protein, producing MLTASGAALGLWAVILTLDGYFQEALWVLAAAVFIDSVDGTMARRINVSRHAPLIRGDLLENIVDFVTWTLAPLFWAYAVVQVPAWVVLGCTLTSALQFSHADAKSEDHFFTGFPSYWNIVVLYLYLLELPPEICAGVLLIFAVVTLLPVRFVYPTRTPHLQTLTLALGGIYFAQLLALVILLDSAPVWLVYSSFLFPFYYFGLSLYLNARGE from the coding sequence GTGCTCACCGCATCGGGCGCAGCACTGGGACTATGGGCCGTCATCCTGACCCTGGACGGCTATTTCCAGGAGGCGCTCTGGGTTCTCGCCGCGGCGGTGTTCATCGACTCCGTGGATGGCACGATGGCCCGGCGGATAAACGTATCCCGTCACGCCCCCCTTATCCGCGGCGATCTGCTGGAGAACATTGTCGATTTCGTGACATGGACCCTAGCGCCACTTTTCTGGGCCTATGCCGTGGTGCAGGTTCCCGCCTGGGTGGTACTGGGCTGCACGCTGACCAGCGCCCTGCAGTTCTCCCATGCCGATGCCAAATCGGAGGACCATTTCTTCACTGGATTTCCCTCCTATTGGAACATCGTGGTACTCTATCTCTACCTGCTTGAACTGCCCCCAGAGATCTGCGCGGGGGTACTGCTGATATTCGCTGTAGTCACCCTCCTTCCGGTGCGTTTCGTCTATCCCACCCGCACGCCCCATCTGCAGACCCTCACACTGGCCCTGGGGGGTATCTACTTTGCCCAGCTTCTGGCCCTGGTGATCCTGCTCGACAGCGCGCCCGTATGGCTGGTTTACAGCTCGTTTCTGTTTCCCTTTTACTACTTCGGCCTCTCCCTGTATCTGAACGCGAGAGGGGAGTGA
- a CDS encoding SDR family oxidoreductase: MFTDNTLKGKVIFITGGGSGLGLQMAHTFASLGAHIAICGRTESKLEKAAEQIDDAGPGQVRYYTADVRDYERIGEVTRGIVEEFGQMDGLVNNAAGNFLSASEDLTPGGFKAVVDIVLHGSFNCTHHFGNYLIEEERPGNILNIVTTYAEGTGSAFVLPSACGKAGVMAMTRSLAYEWATYGIRLNAIAPGPFPTEGAWTRLVPDPDFESKFLSRIPAGRYGDPEELANLAAFLMSDMAEYITGECVVIDGGERLGAGQFNFIDGMAPREKLKEFFRSMKPDQE, from the coding sequence ATGTTCACAGACAACACACTGAAAGGGAAAGTCATCTTTATCACAGGAGGCGGCAGCGGACTGGGCCTGCAGATGGCCCACACCTTCGCCTCGCTGGGCGCCCACATCGCCATCTGCGGGCGCACCGAATCCAAGCTGGAAAAAGCCGCCGAGCAGATTGACGATGCCGGACCCGGGCAGGTGCGTTACTACACGGCCGACGTGCGCGATTACGAGCGCATAGGAGAGGTGACCCGGGGCATCGTGGAGGAATTCGGGCAGATGGATGGGCTGGTCAACAATGCGGCGGGCAATTTCCTGAGCGCCTCGGAAGACCTCACACCGGGCGGATTCAAGGCGGTGGTGGACATCGTGCTGCACGGTTCCTTCAACTGTACTCACCATTTTGGCAATTATTTGATCGAGGAGGAGCGGCCCGGCAATATTCTCAATATCGTGACCACCTATGCCGAGGGCACCGGTTCGGCTTTTGTGCTGCCCTCCGCCTGCGGCAAGGCGGGCGTGATGGCCATGACCCGGTCGCTGGCCTACGAATGGGCCACCTACGGCATACGGCTGAATGCCATCGCCCCGGGGCCTTTTCCCACCGAAGGGGCCTGGACAAGGCTGGTGCCGGATCCCGATTTTGAAAGCAAATTTCTGAGTCGCATCCCGGCCGGGCGGTATGGCGACCCGGAGGAGCTGGCCAACCTGGCCGCCTTCCTGATGTCGGACATGGCGGAGTATATCACGGGCGAGTGCGTGGTTATCGACGGGGGCGAACGCCTCGGGGCGGGCCAGTTCAATTTTATTGACGGGATGGCGCCCCGCGAGAAACTGAAGGAGTTCTTCCGTTCGATGAAGCCTGACCAGGAATAG
- a CDS encoding PspC domain-containing protein, translating into MGARLKKSTTDRMIAGVCGGIAEYLGWDPTIVRIIFVIFTFLGWGSPVLLYFILALVMPD; encoded by the coding sequence ATGGGAGCAAGACTGAAAAAATCAACAACTGACCGAATGATCGCCGGGGTCTGCGGCGGCATCGCCGAGTACCTGGGATGGGATCCTACCATCGTACGGATCATCTTTGTGATCTTCACCTTCCTGGGCTGGGGAAGCCCGGTATTGCTCTATTTCATCCTCGCCCTGGTCATGCCCGACTAA